One window of Thermocoleostomius sinensis A174 genomic DNA carries:
- a CDS encoding glycosyltransferase family 2 protein: MDSLPLVSILIDNYNYDRFLTQAIESALNQTYPHVEVIVVDDGSTDNSRDVILSYGDRIIPVLKENGGQASAFNAAFECSHGEILFFLDADDVFLPNKVEQMVGLFNQIRSYNPDVLIFHSLEIIGNTGKRLDVDPAVDPLRGSCEWKDLDATKERKAVLDGALLQISTAAEVLKHANKYRYIPYLASPTSGFALTRSLAAQIFPLPCQGIKTCADDFLVKAASLLGDIYSSNEVFAQYRVHGNNNWWYQHKKPVKREFLHSVDDFLNTKLQQQGKQPIFSYFNSTHARVYYRGNCKNLRSYSAELMKLATRAITWHVDLRTVKLFIKALCLVAYSQFKSLDNTFKQT, encoded by the coding sequence ATGGACAGTTTGCCACTCGTCAGCATCCTCATTGACAACTACAACTACGATCGATTTCTAACACAAGCGATTGAGAGTGCGTTGAATCAAACCTATCCTCACGTTGAGGTGATTGTAGTGGATGATGGTTCGACAGACAATTCACGGGATGTCATTTTGAGCTACGGCGATCGAATTATTCCGGTTCTGAAAGAAAACGGCGGGCAAGCCTCTGCCTTTAATGCTGCGTTTGAATGCAGCCACGGAGAGATACTGTTCTTCCTCGACGCAGATGATGTTTTTCTACCCAATAAAGTTGAACAGATGGTTGGGTTATTCAATCAGATCCGATCGTACAATCCGGATGTTCTAATTTTTCATTCACTAGAAATTATTGGCAACACCGGGAAGCGTTTGGACGTTGATCCAGCCGTTGATCCATTGCGTGGCTCCTGCGAGTGGAAGGATTTAGATGCAACTAAGGAGCGAAAAGCCGTACTGGATGGAGCATTGCTGCAAATCAGCACTGCGGCTGAAGTGTTGAAGCACGCCAATAAGTATCGCTACATTCCTTATTTAGCCTCTCCAACCAGCGGTTTCGCGCTCACCCGTTCTCTTGCTGCCCAAATCTTTCCTTTGCCTTGCCAAGGAATTAAAACTTGTGCTGATGACTTTTTAGTCAAAGCGGCGTCTTTGCTAGGAGATATTTATTCGTCAAACGAAGTCTTCGCACAGTATCGGGTGCATGGCAATAATAACTGGTGGTATCAGCATAAAAAACCGGTCAAACGTGAATTTCTGCATTCTGTTGATGATTTTTTGAATACTAAGTTGCAGCAACAGGGTAAACAACCGATCTTCTCCTACTTTAATTCCACCCATGCGCGAGTTTACTATCGTGGCAATTGCAAAAATCTTCGTAGCTACAGCGCGGAATTAATGAAATTAGCAACCCGTGCAATTACTTGGCATGTTGATTTAAGAACGGTCAAGTTGTTTATCAAAGCTCTGTGCTTAGTAGCCTATTCTCAATTCAAAAGTTTGGACAATACGTTCAAACAAACTTGA
- a CDS encoding polysaccharide pyruvyl transferase family protein, with protein MRIFVEHGGYEVKNIGDLAMLQVLVARLNRLFPGAQIYTFTTVPDMLNEHISVAQSLAPIGRNIRFSPLVHHVYRSLSNPWMAEKWLALENQLWSHFPSLSRSYLKFKLRRNPARLNEVDAFLEAIANADLVVASGGGYITDEFKDHTNFALKTLKLATKLGKPTAMFGQGFGPLKDHQLVATARSTLSSVNLFSLREKRVGMPFLQSFQVPQEKVIVTGDDAIELAYSAHQPELGEGLGINLRMAAYSGINTHLLHVIKSTLHTFAKQEQVPLIPIPIAHGFYQGFMETDSASIRQLLMGYDDTSDGGEQLDTPSKVIAQVGRCRVVVTGSYHAGVFALSQGIPVVCLAKSQYYIDKFLGLADQFGVGCEVLLLNDKNISEKLLTSMEKAWQLSAQIRPQLLGAAQQQIELGHLAYKRLYEIIKT; from the coding sequence ATGAGAATTTTTGTAGAGCATGGCGGCTATGAGGTAAAAAACATAGGCGATTTAGCAATGCTACAAGTTCTAGTTGCAAGGCTAAATCGTCTCTTTCCAGGTGCACAGATCTATACCTTTACAACAGTTCCGGATATGCTAAATGAGCATATTTCCGTTGCACAATCCTTAGCACCCATCGGTCGTAATATACGCTTTTCTCCACTTGTTCATCATGTGTACCGATCGCTATCTAACCCATGGATGGCTGAAAAGTGGCTGGCTCTAGAAAATCAACTTTGGAGCCACTTTCCCTCATTATCGCGCTCCTACCTTAAGTTCAAACTGCGTAGAAATCCAGCTAGGCTGAACGAGGTCGATGCGTTTCTAGAGGCGATTGCGAATGCGGACTTGGTGGTGGCATCGGGAGGAGGATACATTACAGATGAGTTTAAGGATCATACCAACTTTGCTCTAAAAACTCTCAAGCTTGCTACCAAGCTAGGCAAACCCACTGCCATGTTCGGACAAGGCTTTGGCCCCCTTAAAGATCACCAATTAGTGGCGACGGCTCGATCGACGCTCTCGTCTGTAAACTTGTTTAGCTTGAGAGAAAAACGAGTAGGAATGCCATTTCTCCAATCTTTTCAGGTTCCCCAAGAGAAAGTGATTGTCACAGGTGATGATGCCATCGAATTAGCCTATTCAGCCCATCAGCCGGAACTGGGAGAAGGGCTTGGAATTAATCTTAGAATGGCGGCCTATTCAGGAATCAATACCCATTTGCTTCATGTAATTAAATCAACCTTGCACACGTTTGCAAAACAAGAGCAAGTGCCGCTGATTCCAATTCCGATCGCCCACGGTTTCTATCAAGGGTTTATGGAAACAGATAGTGCGTCAATTCGGCAACTGCTGATGGGTTATGATGACACGTCCGATGGTGGCGAACAGCTTGACACTCCATCTAAAGTGATTGCCCAAGTAGGGCGGTGTCGCGTGGTTGTAACTGGAAGCTATCATGCGGGTGTATTTGCCCTCTCACAAGGCATACCCGTTGTGTGTCTCGCCAAGTCACAATACTACATCGATAAGTTTTTGGGCTTGGCTGATCAGTTTGGTGTAGGCTGTGAGGTTCTACTTTTGAATGATAAAAATATCAGTGAAAAACTGCTTACTAGCATGGAAAAAGCATGGCAATTATCTGCACAGATCAGGCCTCAATTGTTAGGCGCTGCACAACAACAAATTGAATTAGGTCATTTAGCCTATAAACGCCTTTATGAAATCATAAAAACGTAA
- a CDS encoding glycosyltransferase family 2 protein — protein MSFEPRVSIIINNYNYDRFIAEAIDSALNQTYTAIEVIVVDDCSTDNSRQIISAYGDRIIPIFHEVNGKQGAAFNSGFIKSQGEIIIFLDSDDYLYPQAVERIVAAWKPGISKVHYRLNVVDTKGEPRGFSYPPITQSLAHGEVWKTVLEQGGYNGVATSGNALSREALSKVMPIAAEYATTSDDYLSVLIPLFGEVVAVEEPLGVYRLHDSNQWAMTSIASSRFHRFIRHDLQRCELIQEWGTKLGYQVPDNLYMRSFGRVWSRLSSLRLDPINHPVQTDHPLRLMYLGIKALWQYSDYNWQKRLLYSLWFVGVGILPRSLAEIGITWLFVPQKRPKLWSRLGRKRMATST, from the coding sequence ATGTCATTTGAGCCACGAGTTAGCATTATTATTAATAACTATAACTACGATCGCTTCATTGCCGAGGCAATTGATAGTGCCTTGAATCAAACCTATACAGCTATTGAGGTAATTGTAGTCGATGATTGTTCGACAGATAATTCGCGGCAAATTATTAGCGCCTATGGCGATCGCATCATTCCCATATTCCACGAAGTCAATGGCAAACAAGGAGCCGCGTTTAATAGTGGGTTTATCAAAAGCCAAGGCGAAATCATTATTTTTTTAGACTCTGATGATTACTTATATCCTCAAGCAGTCGAACGCATTGTGGCGGCTTGGAAACCTGGAATTTCCAAAGTACATTATCGCCTCAATGTAGTCGATACCAAGGGTGAACCCCGCGGGTTTTCCTATCCGCCCATCACTCAATCATTGGCACATGGCGAGGTTTGGAAAACAGTTCTAGAGCAAGGTGGCTATAACGGTGTTGCTACAAGCGGGAATGCTCTCAGTCGGGAAGCGCTGTCAAAGGTTATGCCGATTGCCGCAGAGTACGCCACTACCTCAGATGATTACTTATCTGTTTTGATTCCCTTATTTGGTGAAGTGGTCGCAGTAGAAGAACCGTTGGGAGTGTATCGTTTGCATGACAGCAACCAATGGGCTATGACCAGTATTGCCAGCAGTCGATTTCATCGCTTTATTCGCCACGACTTGCAGCGGTGTGAGCTAATTCAGGAATGGGGAACGAAGTTAGGCTACCAAGTGCCAGACAATTTGTATATGCGATCGTTTGGTCGCGTCTGGTCACGGCTGTCTTCTCTCCGGCTTGATCCCATCAATCATCCAGTTCAGACGGATCATCCGCTGCGGCTGATGTATTTAGGTATTAAGGCATTGTGGCAATATTCCGACTACAACTGGCAAAAGCGGTTACTGTACAGCCTCTGGTTCGTTGGAGTTGGAATTCTACCACGCTCTCTTGCTGAAATTGGCATCACCTGGCTGTTTGTGCCACAGAAACGACCGAAGTTGTGGAGCAGATTGGGCAGGAAGCGCATGGCAACATCTACGTAA
- a CDS encoding glycosyltransferase codes for MSQHLSVIICTHNPRRDYLEKVLSSLRVQTLPKDCWELLLIDNASNKPLDSEIDLSWHPHSRQVREDELGLTPARLRGIAEASAETLVFVDDDNVLDPSYLEVALQISKDYPFIGAWGGQILPEFEVPPPEWTKPYWGYLALREVERDQWSNLLNQLDTTPYGAGVCIRKVVAERYAENAKHHPVRSKLGRRGASSGRGDIPLACEDIDMAYTACDLGLCTGLFAALKLTHLIPKNRLTKEYLSRLVKGATYSRIILESLRDRLPTPLDRSLKAKISEFYRLHKMHPHQRQLHKAIRQATVMATQKVLSAQRESFEF; via the coding sequence ATGAGTCAACATTTATCAGTCATTATTTGCACTCATAATCCTCGCCGGGATTATCTTGAGAAAGTTTTGAGTTCGCTCCGTGTTCAAACATTACCAAAAGACTGCTGGGAGTTGCTGCTGATTGACAATGCAAGCAACAAACCACTGGATTCAGAAATTGACTTAAGCTGGCATCCTCATTCCCGTCAAGTTCGAGAAGACGAACTCGGTCTCACTCCTGCAAGGTTGCGTGGGATTGCTGAAGCAAGCGCGGAAACACTGGTTTTTGTTGATGATGATAATGTTTTAGATCCAAGCTATCTTGAAGTGGCTCTACAAATCAGCAAAGACTATCCTTTTATTGGAGCTTGGGGAGGACAAATTCTACCTGAATTTGAGGTTCCTCCGCCTGAATGGACTAAGCCATACTGGGGGTATCTGGCCCTTCGCGAAGTGGAACGAGATCAGTGGTCAAATCTATTGAACCAATTAGACACAACACCTTACGGGGCCGGAGTTTGTATTCGCAAGGTTGTAGCAGAGCGTTATGCTGAGAATGCTAAACATCATCCGGTGCGGTCAAAATTAGGTCGGAGAGGAGCATCGTCAGGTAGAGGAGACATCCCGCTTGCTTGTGAAGACATTGATATGGCCTATACCGCATGTGATCTTGGCTTGTGTACAGGGTTGTTTGCAGCGCTCAAACTCACGCACCTCATACCTAAAAACCGACTAACCAAAGAGTATCTCTCGCGTTTGGTCAAAGGTGCTACGTACTCTAGGATTATTCTTGAATCGCTTCGCGATCGATTGCCAACGCCCCTCGATCGATCGTTGAAAGCCAAAATATCAGAGTTCTACCGTTTACACAAAATGCATCCCCATCAGCGCCAGTTGCACAAAGCAATTCGGCAAGCAACAGTCATGGCAACTCAGAAAGTTTTAAGCGCACAGAGAGAAAGTTTTGAGTTCTGA
- the dtd gene encoding D-aminoacyl-tRNA deacylase: MRVVLQRVSSSQVVVNGQIIGKIGRGLNLLVGIAETDTDAELEWMAKKCLELRLFPGEEGDRFDRSVQEIQGELLVISQFTLYGDCRKGRRPSFDRAAAPDIAQKYYERFVEKLRQSGLTVKTGQFGAMMEVSIENQGPVTIWLERDAM, translated from the coding sequence ATGCGAGTAGTTCTTCAACGAGTGTCCTCATCGCAAGTAGTAGTGAATGGGCAGATAATTGGCAAAATTGGGCGCGGTCTAAATCTGCTAGTGGGCATTGCCGAGACGGATACCGATGCTGAACTGGAATGGATGGCAAAAAAATGTCTGGAACTGCGGCTATTTCCGGGTGAAGAGGGCGATCGGTTCGATCGATCCGTGCAAGAGATCCAGGGCGAGCTACTTGTGATCAGTCAGTTCACACTCTATGGCGATTGTCGTAAAGGGCGGCGACCTTCATTTGATCGAGCGGCCGCTCCTGATATTGCCCAGAAGTATTACGAGAGATTCGTAGAAAAACTGCGCCAAAGCGGACTCACAGTCAAAACAGGTCAGTTTGGTGCCATGATGGAAGTTTCGATCGAGAATCAAGGCCCAGTCACAATCTGGCTGGAGCGAGATGCCATGTAA
- the hepA gene encoding heterocyst formation ABC transporter subunit HepA: MAYQLPSFLRQFIKATNFWQENKLMLQEIKKFPRLIVLVIIFSFLTAAFEGFGISFLLTFLQNLVEPNSEPLQTGIEWIDVWLLGINAAPLDRLYRISGLILLSTLLRVIFGYLSTIYAEFGRIKLINNLYKQVFEQLQALSLRFYGQTKAGELLNTLTSEVGQLQEAVSTFANIFVKSMVIIAYGVLAFGISWQLTLLATALFGLTAVGLSTLNRWVRESSFPEARARGNLTATAAEFINGIRTVHAFATQEFERKRFYKASDKVATTSEIATVRYAVVRPIAEAAASIVLIGILVIGISVFVSNGTLTIASLLTFIFVIIRAAPAIQEVSGRFAGLSRLQGSIQNIEAFLSTDNKPYLRNGKAQFQGLRKGIEFVGVDFGYDSDSLVLRDVSLTIPRGKTVALVGASGAGKSTLADLIIRFYDPTRGRILFDGVDLREFDITSVRHRMATVSQDTFIFNATVHNNIAYGLNNISEAQVLEAARLANALEFIQKLPEGLETVLGDRGVRLSGGQRQRIAIARALLRNPEILILDEATSALDSVSERLIQKSLEELSVGRTVIAIAHRLSTIMRADQIVVMEQGRIVEQGTYQELLSLRGKLWKYHQMQHEAS, from the coding sequence ATGGCATACCAACTTCCTTCCTTTTTGCGTCAGTTCATCAAAGCGACAAACTTCTGGCAAGAAAACAAGTTAATGTTGCAGGAAATTAAAAAATTTCCGCGCTTAATTGTACTAGTAATTATTTTTTCCTTTTTAACAGCCGCTTTTGAAGGATTTGGTATCAGTTTCTTGCTCACGTTTCTGCAAAACCTTGTAGAACCGAACTCAGAACCGTTACAAACTGGCATTGAATGGATCGATGTTTGGCTTTTAGGCATCAATGCAGCACCCCTCGATCGGCTTTATCGCATTTCAGGTCTCATTTTGCTGTCTACCCTGCTGCGCGTTATCTTTGGCTATCTCAGCACCATCTATGCAGAATTTGGGCGCATTAAATTAATCAACAACCTATACAAACAGGTGTTCGAGCAGTTGCAAGCCCTCAGCTTACGCTTCTATGGACAGACCAAAGCTGGGGAACTCTTAAACACCTTGACCTCGGAAGTGGGTCAACTGCAAGAAGCCGTATCGACCTTCGCGAATATTTTTGTGAAGTCGATGGTGATTATTGCCTATGGTGTACTTGCTTTTGGCATTTCCTGGCAACTCACGTTGTTAGCTACCGCCCTGTTTGGGCTGACTGCCGTCGGGCTTTCCACACTGAACAGGTGGGTGCGTGAATCCAGTTTTCCCGAAGCCAGAGCGAGAGGAAATTTAACAGCCACGGCGGCGGAATTCATCAACGGCATCCGTACCGTTCATGCCTTTGCTACTCAAGAGTTCGAGCGAAAGCGCTTCTACAAAGCCAGTGACAAGGTCGCAACCACCTCTGAAATTGCAACCGTGCGCTATGCGGTGGTTCGACCGATCGCTGAGGCGGCCGCCAGCATTGTGTTGATCGGTATTTTAGTCATCGGGATCAGTGTATTTGTCAGCAACGGTACTTTGACGATCGCGTCCCTGCTAACCTTCATCTTCGTCATTATTCGAGCCGCACCCGCCATTCAAGAAGTCAGCGGACGATTCGCAGGACTAAGCAGATTACAAGGCTCAATTCAAAACATTGAAGCGTTCTTAAGCACCGACAACAAACCCTATTTGCGCAATGGTAAAGCTCAGTTTCAAGGGCTACGGAAAGGAATTGAATTTGTTGGAGTGGATTTTGGCTACGACTCGGATAGTCTAGTGTTGCGAGATGTTTCACTCACCATTCCCAGAGGAAAAACCGTTGCGTTAGTCGGGGCATCCGGTGCCGGTAAATCCACATTAGCCGATCTCATTATTCGCTTCTATGACCCCACTCGCGGTCGCATTTTGTTTGACGGTGTTGATTTACGAGAATTTGATATCACGTCTGTTCGCCACCGCATGGCAACCGTGAGTCAAGACACATTCATTTTTAATGCCACCGTTCATAATAATATTGCCTACGGTCTTAACAACATCAGCGAAGCACAGGTGCTAGAAGCGGCTCGATTGGCCAATGCATTAGAGTTCATTCAGAAGCTTCCTGAAGGCTTAGAGACTGTCCTAGGCGATCGGGGGGTACGGCTATCCGGTGGACAACGACAGCGCATTGCCATTGCTCGGGCCCTGTTGAGAAATCCCGAAATTTTGATCCTCGATGAAGCCACTAGTGCGCTGGATTCCGTCTCCGAGCGATTGATTCAAAAATCCCTGGAGGAGTTATCGGTTGGACGTACCGTGATTGCCATTGCACACCGTCTCTCCACCATCATGCGAGCCGATCAAATTGTGGTGATGGAGCAAGGACGAATTGTGGAACAGGGAACCTATCAAGAACTTCTTTCCCTACGTGGCAAGCTGTGGAAATATCATCAAATGCAGCATGAAGCAAGCTAA
- a CDS encoding glycosyltransferase family 4 protein, whose amino-acid sequence MKIAYVTTYNAQDVHQWSGTGYYIARSLSEQSILLDYIGPLQDRWSHKVVRKIKRHYHELSGKRYLRDPEPIILKDYAQEVSQKLAKVRSDIVFSVTSNPIAYLESQKPIVFYADATFAGLNRSYPHYSQLCQETVRDWHRMEQLALQKSNLAIFASDWAAQTAIEHYNADPDKVKVVPFGANLENSLSLSEVQEIIKARSNHVCKLIFLGVDWARKGGDIALKVAELLNASGLKTELTIVGCEPDSGDSYPDFVRPLGFISKATQGGKEKIAHLLADSHFLILPTRAECYGLVFCEANAMGVPCVATAVGGVPTIIKNDINGRLFAPAADISEYCQYITAVFTDYDRYQALALSAFNEYRTRLNWSVAGKTIKRLLMDL is encoded by the coding sequence ATGAAAATCGCCTACGTCACTACCTACAATGCTCAAGATGTTCACCAATGGTCAGGAACAGGGTACTACATTGCACGCTCTCTGAGTGAGCAATCTATTTTGCTGGATTACATTGGGCCGCTTCAAGATCGATGGAGCCACAAAGTTGTACGAAAGATAAAGCGCCACTATCATGAACTATCAGGTAAGCGGTATTTACGAGATCCAGAACCTATCATTCTGAAGGATTATGCTCAAGAAGTTTCTCAGAAGTTAGCAAAAGTTCGATCGGATATTGTCTTTAGCGTTACTAGTAATCCGATCGCCTATCTTGAATCTCAAAAACCGATTGTTTTTTATGCAGATGCCACCTTTGCTGGTTTAAATCGCTCCTATCCACACTATAGCCAGCTTTGCCAAGAAACTGTTCGCGATTGGCATCGCATGGAACAATTAGCCTTACAAAAAAGTAACCTTGCGATTTTTGCATCAGATTGGGCGGCTCAAACAGCCATTGAGCACTATAATGCTGATCCAGACAAGGTGAAGGTTGTTCCGTTTGGGGCAAATCTGGAAAATAGCTTATCGTTGAGCGAAGTTCAGGAAATTATTAAGGCTCGATCGAATCACGTCTGTAAGCTAATTTTTTTGGGCGTTGATTGGGCCCGAAAAGGAGGAGATATTGCCTTAAAGGTTGCAGAATTACTCAATGCATCAGGGCTTAAAACAGAGCTAACAATTGTGGGCTGTGAGCCGGACTCGGGTGATTCCTATCCTGATTTTGTTCGTCCACTTGGCTTCATTAGTAAAGCCACTCAGGGTGGTAAAGAAAAAATTGCGCACCTACTAGCAGACTCTCATTTTTTAATTCTTCCGACAAGGGCCGAATGTTATGGACTTGTGTTTTGTGAAGCAAATGCGATGGGAGTGCCTTGTGTTGCGACAGCCGTTGGCGGAGTGCCTACCATCATCAAAAACGATATTAATGGTCGATTGTTTGCTCCAGCCGCAGATATTTCCGAATACTGTCAATATATTACTGCTGTATTTACTGACTACGATCGCTATCAAGCATTAGCACTATCTGCATTTAATGAGTATCGCACTCGTTTGAATTGGTCTGTCGCTGGTAAAACAATCAAGAGATTGCTGATGGATTTGTGA
- a CDS encoding NAD(P)H-dependent oxidoreductase: MQSSIANPTEVLQQLHWRYATKKFDSTRKIPDDVWQTLEQSLVLAPSSFGLQPWKFFVVTNPNLRQQLVEPAWGQTQVVDASHLVVFTIKKDVNTADVDRYIARMAEVQQTSIDALEGLSNMIKGFLSEPPFPLDVNEWSKRQAYIALGQFMTCAAMLGIDTCPMEGFIPAKYDEILGFAEQGYTSVVLCPAGYRAEDDRAAARPKVRYETQDVLQYI, translated from the coding sequence ATGCAATCTTCGATCGCAAATCCTACGGAAGTCCTTCAACAACTACACTGGCGCTATGCCACCAAGAAATTTGATTCGACTCGCAAAATTCCTGACGATGTTTGGCAAACCCTAGAGCAAAGTTTGGTGCTAGCTCCGTCGTCATTTGGACTTCAACCCTGGAAGTTTTTTGTTGTGACAAATCCGAACCTGCGTCAGCAGCTTGTGGAGCCAGCTTGGGGGCAAACGCAAGTCGTTGATGCATCCCACTTGGTTGTATTTACGATCAAAAAAGATGTGAATACAGCCGATGTCGATCGCTATATTGCCCGCATGGCCGAAGTACAACAAACGTCGATCGATGCTCTAGAAGGGCTTTCTAACATGATCAAGGGGTTTCTGTCCGAACCACCCTTTCCACTAGATGTGAACGAATGGTCGAAGCGCCAAGCCTACATTGCATTAGGACAGTTTATGACCTGTGCGGCTATGCTGGGAATTGATACCTGCCCGATGGAAGGATTCATTCCGGCAAAATATGATGAAATTTTAGGATTTGCTGAGCAGGGCTATACGTCAGTGGTGCTGTGTCCGGCTGGCTACCGCGCCGAGGACGATCGGGCAGCGGCAAGACCAAAGGTGCGGTACGAAACGCAAGACGTGCTTCAATATATCTAG
- a CDS encoding SLC13 family permease — MTIALTLGVVVLALVCFVGEWLPVDITAIGIMLLLMLLGLVTPEEGISGFSNSATITVMAMFILSAGIARTGVIQIISNLLMQWGGKNSTQQILSLGAIVGPISAFINNTAVVAVFMPIVEDWCRKQSISTSKLMIPLSYAAILGGVVTTIGTSTNVLASGISNQLGYGEFSLFEFTAIGLITFLVGTGYLALASPRLLPDRRPPNSDNMDQSYDLKDYVSEVVITPGSSLIGKTLRSSQLQRKFDIDVLELIQNDIHFPQPLANKVLSAGDVLLVRANREDLLKIKNEKEIDILPEILFKDLEASLSSGEETVAEVLVLSNSSLIGSTLKDSRFRQRYNATVLAIRRGEELIRERLGKVPLRFGDVLLVQGPRESFLGLQTSRDVLVIEQLDLEILRRDKAWIALAILLGVIVVAALDWLPILVTSLVGVFLMVVTGCLKPGELYTAVRWDIIFLLACLIPLGLAMDKSGATEWLADSLIAAGGGLSGYWLLVFFYLITSLLTEILSNNATVVLLLPVAAQVAEKLSLNPFAFMFAVVLAASSSFITPIGYQTNTMVYGPGGYRFLDFVRIGLPLNMLLVVVIPPLIMAIYGLQPQ; from the coding sequence ATGACTATTGCTCTTACTCTAGGCGTTGTCGTTTTGGCCTTGGTTTGCTTTGTTGGCGAATGGTTGCCTGTTGATATCACTGCCATTGGCATTATGCTGCTGTTGATGCTTTTGGGATTAGTCACTCCAGAAGAAGGCATCTCCGGGTTCAGTAACTCTGCCACGATCACTGTCATGGCAATGTTTATTCTCAGTGCTGGAATTGCCCGCACAGGAGTAATTCAGATAATCAGCAATTTGTTGATGCAGTGGGGAGGCAAAAATTCAACCCAGCAAATTCTTTCCCTAGGCGCGATCGTGGGGCCTATTAGTGCGTTCATCAACAACACAGCCGTTGTGGCCGTGTTTATGCCGATCGTCGAAGATTGGTGTCGCAAACAAAGCATTTCGACTTCCAAGCTGATGATTCCGCTGTCCTATGCTGCCATTTTGGGCGGTGTTGTCACCACTATCGGTACTTCTACCAACGTCTTAGCCAGTGGCATTTCCAATCAGCTTGGCTATGGGGAATTTAGTTTGTTTGAGTTTACAGCGATCGGATTAATTACTTTTCTGGTAGGAACTGGGTATTTGGCCCTGGCATCCCCGCGTCTGTTGCCCGATCGAAGACCCCCCAACAGCGACAACATGGATCAGTCTTATGATTTGAAGGACTACGTTAGCGAGGTGGTGATTACACCCGGATCGAGCTTGATCGGTAAAACGCTCCGTTCTAGCCAGCTTCAGCGTAAATTTGACATTGACGTACTAGAACTCATTCAGAACGACATTCACTTTCCACAACCGCTAGCCAACAAAGTGCTTTCGGCAGGGGATGTGTTGTTAGTGCGAGCGAATCGCGAAGATCTGCTCAAAATCAAGAATGAAAAAGAAATTGATATCCTGCCAGAAATTCTATTCAAAGATCTAGAAGCAAGCCTTAGCTCTGGGGAAGAAACAGTAGCAGAAGTCTTGGTATTGTCCAACTCCAGTTTGATTGGCTCTACCCTGAAAGACAGCCGCTTCCGACAGCGCTACAACGCAACGGTGTTGGCTATTCGTCGAGGAGAAGAACTGATTCGTGAACGATTGGGAAAGGTTCCCCTGCGGTTTGGGGATGTGCTGCTGGTGCAAGGCCCCAGAGAAAGTTTTCTTGGTTTGCAAACCAGCCGTGATGTGTTAGTCATCGAGCAGCTTGATCTCGAAATTCTGCGCCGTGACAAAGCTTGGATTGCCCTTGCAATTCTCTTAGGAGTGATTGTGGTTGCCGCACTGGATTGGCTTCCTATTCTTGTGACTTCGCTGGTTGGTGTTTTTCTGATGGTGGTGACAGGGTGCTTAAAACCCGGTGAACTGTATACCGCTGTGCGGTGGGACATTATTTTCTTGCTGGCTTGTTTGATTCCGCTAGGTTTGGCGATGGACAAATCAGGTGCAACCGAATGGCTAGCCGACAGCTTGATTGCAGCGGGTGGTGGGCTATCTGGCTACTGGCTTCTCGTGTTTTTCTATCTGATTACGTCGCTGCTCACAGAAATTCTTTCTAACAATGCCACTGTGGTGCTACTGCTGCCAGTGGCGGCCCAGGTGGCGGAAAAGCTGAGTCTGAATCCGTTTGCCTTCATGTTTGCCGTTGTGCTGGCGGCATCTAGCAGTTTTATTACGCCGATCGGCTATCAAACTAACACGATGGTATACGGGCCTGGTGGCTATCGCTTTCTCGATTTTGTGCGCATCGGATTACCGTTAAATATGCTGTTGGTGGTCGTCATTCCGCCCCTGATCATGGCAATCTATGGGTTGCAACCTCAGTGA